In Bythopirellula goksoeyrii, a single window of DNA contains:
- a CDS encoding DUF5009 domain-containing protein: MEKRSLQEPDDFGKTHERMLSLDAFRGFVIGSMLLVNMTWNESVFPQQFFHVPWNDPQQGATFADLVFPWFLFIAGASIPFSIASRRRRGISHTGIVVSAAKRAVTLYLLGVLLTVAGSAYTQPLSWNNLLQWNILQLIGAAYFIAVCIWCLPSCWRIGFVVLILAIRWITMMVPSWEAASALAETRAPTDAPMGPHTWAHFDALRQIYSFEHLKPSYWKTFFSWFGASQEYLPGAAIAVLGGLTSSFLATNRTFRGASRVVLTGSTIVLVSFLLQYDYVPTGGGILGDFTIPFSKWFFSPAYCLLAAGTAMLLFVGFFVVIDLYHWTTAWWLRVWGMNALALYVAAEVTFKMVLTKWLVRLPDGESDSLAAGFLAWTEHATGSAAVAGWSFVLSWLAIWWLACWWFYRRGIFIRV; this comes from the coding sequence ATGGAAAAACGCAGCCTCCAAGAACCCGACGATTTTGGCAAAACGCATGAAAGAATGCTGTCGCTTGATGCCTTTCGTGGCTTCGTGATCGGGTCCATGTTGCTAGTCAATATGACATGGAATGAGTCCGTTTTTCCCCAGCAGTTCTTTCATGTCCCCTGGAATGATCCGCAACAGGGTGCCACTTTTGCCGACCTGGTCTTTCCCTGGTTTTTGTTTATTGCCGGTGCATCAATCCCATTTTCGATAGCAAGTCGGCGGCGACGGGGGATCTCTCACACGGGAATTGTCGTTTCGGCCGCCAAAAGAGCGGTAACGCTCTACCTTCTGGGCGTCTTGCTGACCGTCGCTGGCTCAGCCTACACGCAACCCCTAAGCTGGAACAATTTACTCCAGTGGAACATCCTCCAACTTATCGGGGCAGCTTATTTCATTGCGGTTTGTATTTGGTGCTTGCCCAGTTGCTGGAGAATTGGCTTCGTAGTGCTAATCCTGGCCATCCGCTGGATTACGATGATGGTCCCCTCTTGGGAGGCGGCGAGCGCACTTGCCGAAACCCGTGCACCGACTGACGCCCCGATGGGACCGCATACCTGGGCGCATTTCGATGCGCTTCGGCAAATATATTCGTTCGAACACCTCAAACCCTCTTACTGGAAGACATTTTTCAGTTGGTTCGGAGCTAGCCAAGAATATCTCCCTGGGGCAGCGATCGCCGTTTTGGGTGGTCTCACGTCATCATTTCTGGCGACAAATCGTACTTTTAGAGGTGCCTCCCGAGTTGTACTTACTGGATCAACGATCGTACTGGTCAGTTTCCTGTTGCAATACGACTATGTACCTACTGGGGGAGGAATCTTAGGTGATTTTACGATCCCCTTCAGCAAGTGGTTCTTTAGTCCAGCCTATTGCTTGCTAGCCGCTGGTACAGCGATGCTTCTGTTCGTCGGATTCTTTGTTGTGATCGACCTCTATCATTGGACGACGGCATGGTGGTTGCGTGTTTGGGGTATGAACGCTTTGGCTCTTTATGTCGCTGCGGAGGTTACTTTCAAAATGGTACTGACCAAATGGCTCGTCAGACTCCCCGACGGCGAATCCGATTCTTTGGCGGCGGGTTTTCTCGCTTGGACCGAACACGCCACTGGATCTGCAGCCGTTGCGGGCTGGAGTTTTGTGCTCAGTTGGCTGGCAATCTGGTGGCTGGCTTGCTGGTGGTTTTATCGAAGAGGGATATTCATCCGCGTGTGA
- a CDS encoding DUF4623 domain-containing protein, which produces MRYKQLKIWGLSLWALVALCASSATAATLNPLTTFGGADPGWRAPAELLPGDVASADTNSDGFYDFLWDVNDGIGFPDLERGIAYNATTGNLLLLSRFGNPDTVKGLRILDGSTGVDKGFVDFDTTNVTGGTFTRNMIGVAEDGAIYMANLTTNVTSNPFKIYRWDNEAAASPTLAYSGAPLAGARLGDTFDVIGSGANTRLVAGYARNPSVSGNNSFAIFDTIDGLNFTATNVSVASTPPDGGDFGLGITFQDEDTVIGMGSFSTTTTQPRIVDVSGSTGTLTDSFATDGFTLRPMDFAIIDGRPILAIMEASNSTDPIARARLFVYDMSDLSLPLAERKIAEASALPTGMIQNANINGTGQVKFGPIEGRTAIIYGLSTNNGIQAFELTIDPVSSDDADFDGDGNVDGQDFLTWQRNFGLIGGATLMDGDANGDQNVDGLDLSVWQNQYGTVPPLSAAVVAVPEPATAWLALSGLVCFWTSRRNSR; this is translated from the coding sequence ATGCGATACAAGCAACTCAAAATATGGGGCCTGAGTCTTTGGGCTCTGGTTGCACTTTGTGCTTCATCGGCTACAGCAGCAACACTTAATCCACTCACCACCTTCGGCGGAGCAGACCCTGGTTGGCGGGCTCCAGCCGAACTTCTTCCCGGCGACGTCGCCAGCGCCGACACTAATTCCGATGGTTTTTACGACTTCCTGTGGGATGTAAACGACGGCATCGGATTTCCCGACCTCGAACGGGGCATCGCCTACAATGCAACCACTGGCAATTTGCTGCTCCTGAGCCGCTTTGGAAATCCCGATACGGTAAAAGGACTGCGCATTCTCGATGGCTCGACGGGAGTCGATAAGGGTTTCGTCGACTTTGACACGACCAACGTCACGGGTGGTACCTTTACGCGGAACATGATTGGCGTCGCGGAAGATGGCGCGATCTACATGGCCAACTTAACCACGAACGTCACCAGCAACCCATTCAAGATTTATCGCTGGGATAATGAAGCCGCTGCTTCTCCGACGTTAGCCTACAGCGGTGCTCCGCTTGCTGGTGCACGTCTGGGAGACACATTCGACGTGATAGGAAGCGGAGCGAACACTCGTTTGGTTGCAGGATATGCCCGCAATCCCAGCGTGTCTGGGAACAACAGTTTTGCGATCTTCGACACAATCGATGGCTTGAATTTTACGGCTACGAATGTCAGTGTAGCAAGCACACCGCCTGATGGAGGCGATTTCGGATTAGGCATAACCTTTCAAGATGAGGATACAGTCATTGGAATGGGGTCTTTCAGTACGACAACGACCCAACCGCGGATTGTCGACGTTTCTGGGAGTACAGGCACTCTAACTGACAGTTTCGCAACGGATGGTTTCACGCTACGTCCAATGGATTTTGCTATCATTGATGGTCGGCCAATCTTGGCGATCATGGAAGCGAGCAACTCGACCGATCCGATCGCACGTGCACGGTTGTTTGTCTACGACATGTCGGATCTTTCGCTCCCATTGGCCGAGAGGAAGATCGCCGAAGCAAGTGCTTTGCCTACCGGCATGATTCAAAATGCAAACATCAATGGAACTGGACAGGTAAAGTTTGGCCCGATTGAAGGCCGGACGGCGATCATCTACGGCCTCAGTACCAACAATGGCATCCAAGCGTTTGAATTAACTATCGATCCTGTCAGTTCCGACGATGCAGATTTCGACGGCGATGGAAATGTCGATGGCCAAGATTTTCTTACCTGGCAGCGAAATTTTGGGCTGATAGGTGGTGCTACGCTCATGGATGGCGATGCCAATGGCGACCAGAATGTAGACGGTCTGGATCTCAGTGTCTGGCAGAACCAATACGGCACAGTACCCCCTCTGTCAGCGGCAGTAGTAGCTGTGCCTGAACCGGCAACGGCTTGGTTGGCATTGAGCGGCTTGGTCTGCTTCTGGACGAGCCGACGCAACAGTCGATGA
- a CDS encoding PEP-CTERM sorting domain-containing protein produces MVLCALMLFSASERAQALILTPLNSFGGGDGWLAPGESGFNPQTNATVRGITYNEVTNRVYVVDRDGGLFVDVLDGDTGLPVGSLDVTGITGGTFALSQIDVADDGAIYASNLSTSTTSNFKVYRWANEAAVPTVAFDGPANRVRTGDSMAVIGSGANTQIVAAGGSTAGEDYVLLSTADGLSYTASNPVAAGAANGAFRLGIDFDGAGNVLGSQTGASGLTQVATSGGPATAFARTSAGEAPIAFDPVDQLLATVDINSSLVRLYDGSDLSLLSTTGLMDDANLTTAFVSNGNGVGDLKFGRPASGGLRLYAMNANNGIQAFQVVPEPASLGLLGLCMIGLMAGRRRI; encoded by the coding sequence ATGGTCCTATGTGCGCTGATGTTGTTCAGTGCGAGTGAAAGAGCACAGGCTCTGATTCTGACGCCGCTCAACAGCTTTGGCGGTGGCGATGGATGGCTGGCGCCAGGTGAATCTGGCTTCAATCCTCAGACCAACGCAACTGTACGTGGCATCACTTACAATGAAGTCACCAACCGTGTATACGTTGTCGACCGTGACGGCGGCCTCTTCGTCGATGTTCTCGACGGTGACACCGGCCTGCCAGTCGGCTCGCTCGATGTCACCGGCATCACCGGTGGTACATTCGCCCTGAGCCAGATCGATGTCGCCGACGATGGCGCTATCTACGCTTCCAATCTCTCGACCTCCACTACCAGCAATTTCAAGGTCTACCGCTGGGCCAATGAGGCGGCCGTTCCGACTGTTGCTTTTGACGGCCCGGCCAACCGTGTCCGCACCGGCGACTCAATGGCCGTCATCGGTTCGGGCGCGAACACGCAGATCGTAGCTGCTGGAGGCAGCACCGCCGGCGAGGACTATGTGTTGCTCTCTACTGCTGACGGACTTTCCTACACTGCGAGCAATCCCGTCGCCGCAGGAGCTGCCAATGGTGCTTTCCGCCTGGGCATTGACTTCGACGGAGCCGGGAACGTGTTGGGATCGCAAACCGGCGCTTCCGGCCTGACTCAGGTAGCTACCTCTGGTGGACCCGCTACTGCCTTCGCTCGTACATCCGCTGGCGAAGCCCCAATAGCGTTTGACCCCGTCGATCAGCTCCTCGCCACCGTTGACATCAACTCCAGTCTCGTCCGCCTCTACGACGGCTCAGATCTGTCATTGCTATCCACGACTGGGTTAATGGATGACGCGAACCTCACCACCGCCTTCGTCAGTAATGGAAATGGCGTCGGAGACCTCAAGTTCGGCCGGCCCGCCTCTGGTGGGCTGCGGCTGTACGCCATGAACGCCAACAACGGTATTCAAGCGTTCCAGGTAGTGCCCGAGCCAGCTTCGCTGGGATTGTTGGGACTTTGTATGATTGGCCTAATGGCTGGTCGCCGAAGAATTTAG